A section of the Gasterosteus aculeatus chromosome 10, fGasAcu3.hap1.1, whole genome shotgun sequence genome encodes:
- the LOC120826874 gene encoding flotillin-1 isoform X2: protein MSRSEATRASFSRFMPLVWSEGGAANMFYTCGPNEAMVVSGFCRSPPLMIPGGRVFVIPCIQQIQRISLNTLTLNVRSDKVYTRHGVPISVTGIAQMKIQGQNKQMLAAACQMFMGKSEAEIAQIALETLEGHQRAIIAHLTVEEIYKDRKKFSEQVFKVASSDLVNMGISVVSYTLKDVHDDQDYLHSLGKARTAQVQKDARIGEANNKRDAVIREAQAMQEKVSAQYKNEIEMAKAQRDYELKKAAYDIEVNTKKAESEMAYQLQVAKTKQRIEEERMQVQVVERTQQIMLQEQEVTRREKELEAKVKKPAEAERYRLQKLAEAQRLKLILEAEAEAESIRIKGEAEAFAVEAKGRADAEQMTKKAEAFQQYKDGAMVDMLLEKLPLVAEAISKPLCEANKVTMVSSGDGEVGAAKLTGEVLDIMVRLPAAVEKLTGVKISQVTSPTG from the exons ATGAGCAGGAGTGAGGCCACACGCGCATCTTTCTCCCGTTTTATGCCACTAGTTTGGTCTGAAGGAGGCGCAGCGAACATGTTCTACACCTGCGGGCCCAATGAGGCGATGGTGGTGTCAG GGTTCTGCCGATCTCCTCCTCTGATGATACCTGGAGGCCGAGTGTTCGTCATCCCCTGCATCCAGCAGATACAGAG GATTTCCCTGAACACTCTGACTCTCAACGTGAGGAGCGACAAAGTCTACACCCGCCACGGCGTGCCCATCTCCGTCACCGGCATAGCCCAG ATGAAGATCCAGGGTCAGAATAAACAGATGCTGGCTGCGGCCTGCCAAATGTTCATGGGGAAGTCCGAGGCCGAGATCGCTCAGATCGCCTTGGAGACGCTGGAGGGACACCAGCGGGCCATCATCGCCCACCTGACCGTTGAG GAGATCTACAAGGATCGAAAGAAGTTCTCCGAGCAGGTGTTTAAGGTGGCCTCCTCGGACCTGGTCAACATGGGCATCAGCGTGGTCAGCTACACCCTGAAAGATGTTCACGACGACCAG GATTATCTGCATTCGCTGGGGAAGGCTCGGACAGCCCAGGTTCAGAAAGACGCTCGCATCGGAGAGGCCAACAACAAGAGGGACGCCGTGATCAGG gaggcCCAAGCGATGCAGGAGAAAGTTTCAGCTCAGTACAAGAATGAGATTGAGATGGCAAAAGCCCAGAGGGACTACGAGCTGAAGAAGGCCGCCTATGACATCGAGGTCAACACTAAGAAGGCGGAGTCAGAGATGGCCTACCAGCTGCAG GTAGCGAAGACGAAGCAGCGTatcgaggaggagaggatgcagGTCCAGGTGGTGGAGCGGACGCAGCAGATCAtgctgcaggagcaggaggTCACCCGCAgggagaaggagctggaggccaAGGTGAAGAAACCGGCGGAGGCTGAGAGGTACCGCCTGCAGAAACTGGCCGAGGCTCAGCG TCTTAAGTTGATCCTGGAGGCGGAGGCCGAGGCCGAGTCCATCAGG ATCAAAGGTGAGGCCGAGGCGTTCGCAGTGGAGGCCAAGGGTCGCGCCGACGCAGAGCAGATGACGAAGAAGGCGGAGGCCTTCCAGCAGTATAAGGATGGAGCCATGGTGGACATGCTGCTGGAGAAGCTGCCTCTG GTGGCAGAAGCAATCAGCAAGCCTCTGTGTGAAGCCAACAAGGTTACCATGGTGTCCAGTGGAGACGGGGAGGTGGGCGCCGCCAAGCTGACGGGGGAGGTGCTGGACATCATGGTCCGCCTCCCCGCGGCTGTGGAGAAGCTGACCGGGGTCAAAATCTCCCAG GTGACGTCTCCTACAGGCTGa
- the LOC120826874 gene encoding flotillin-1 isoform X1 → MSRSEATRASFSRFMPLVWSEGGAANMFYTCGPNEAMVVSGFCRSPPLMIPGGRVFVIPCIQQIQRISLNTLTLNVRSDKVYTRHGVPISVTGIAQMKIQGQNKQMLAAACQMFMGKSEAEIAQIALETLEGHQRAIIAHLTVEEIYKDRKKFSEQVFKVASSDLVNMGISVVSYTLKDVHDDQDYLHSLGKARTAQVQKDARIGEANNKRDAVIREAQAMQEKVSAQYKNEIEMAKAQRDYELKKAAYDIEVNTKKAESEMAYQLQVAKTKQRIEEERMQVQVVERTQQIMLQEQEVTRREKELEAKVKKPAEAERYRLQKLAEAQRLKLILEAEAEAESIRIKGEAEAFAVEAKGRADAEQMTKKAEAFQQYKDGAMVDMLLEKLPLVAEAISKPLCEANKVTMVSSGDGEVGAAKLTGEVLDIMVRLPAAVEKLTGVKISQVTYLRGTPAPSGGNNQSPSYSNTGGRLAAKIKTDRIPHE, encoded by the exons ATGAGCAGGAGTGAGGCCACACGCGCATCTTTCTCCCGTTTTATGCCACTAGTTTGGTCTGAAGGAGGCGCAGCGAACATGTTCTACACCTGCGGGCCCAATGAGGCGATGGTGGTGTCAG GGTTCTGCCGATCTCCTCCTCTGATGATACCTGGAGGCCGAGTGTTCGTCATCCCCTGCATCCAGCAGATACAGAG GATTTCCCTGAACACTCTGACTCTCAACGTGAGGAGCGACAAAGTCTACACCCGCCACGGCGTGCCCATCTCCGTCACCGGCATAGCCCAG ATGAAGATCCAGGGTCAGAATAAACAGATGCTGGCTGCGGCCTGCCAAATGTTCATGGGGAAGTCCGAGGCCGAGATCGCTCAGATCGCCTTGGAGACGCTGGAGGGACACCAGCGGGCCATCATCGCCCACCTGACCGTTGAG GAGATCTACAAGGATCGAAAGAAGTTCTCCGAGCAGGTGTTTAAGGTGGCCTCCTCGGACCTGGTCAACATGGGCATCAGCGTGGTCAGCTACACCCTGAAAGATGTTCACGACGACCAG GATTATCTGCATTCGCTGGGGAAGGCTCGGACAGCCCAGGTTCAGAAAGACGCTCGCATCGGAGAGGCCAACAACAAGAGGGACGCCGTGATCAGG gaggcCCAAGCGATGCAGGAGAAAGTTTCAGCTCAGTACAAGAATGAGATTGAGATGGCAAAAGCCCAGAGGGACTACGAGCTGAAGAAGGCCGCCTATGACATCGAGGTCAACACTAAGAAGGCGGAGTCAGAGATGGCCTACCAGCTGCAG GTAGCGAAGACGAAGCAGCGTatcgaggaggagaggatgcagGTCCAGGTGGTGGAGCGGACGCAGCAGATCAtgctgcaggagcaggaggTCACCCGCAgggagaaggagctggaggccaAGGTGAAGAAACCGGCGGAGGCTGAGAGGTACCGCCTGCAGAAACTGGCCGAGGCTCAGCG TCTTAAGTTGATCCTGGAGGCGGAGGCCGAGGCCGAGTCCATCAGG ATCAAAGGTGAGGCCGAGGCGTTCGCAGTGGAGGCCAAGGGTCGCGCCGACGCAGAGCAGATGACGAAGAAGGCGGAGGCCTTCCAGCAGTATAAGGATGGAGCCATGGTGGACATGCTGCTGGAGAAGCTGCCTCTG GTGGCAGAAGCAATCAGCAAGCCTCTGTGTGAAGCCAACAAGGTTACCATGGTGTCCAGTGGAGACGGGGAGGTGGGCGCCGCCAAGCTGACGGGGGAGGTGCTGGACATCATGGTCCGCCTCCCCGCGGCTGTGGAGAAGCTGACCGGGGTCAAAATCTCCCAGGTAACGTACCTGAGAGGAACCCCGGCTCCATCTGGGGGTAACAACCAAAGTCCGTCATATTCCAACACGGGAGGCAGGCTGGCCGCAAAAATAAAAACCGACCGTATTCCACATGAGTGA
- the LOC120826874 gene encoding flotillin-1 isoform X3: MKIQGQNKQMLAAACQMFMGKSEAEIAQIALETLEGHQRAIIAHLTVEEIYKDRKKFSEQVFKVASSDLVNMGISVVSYTLKDVHDDQDYLHSLGKARTAQVQKDARIGEANNKRDAVIREAQAMQEKVSAQYKNEIEMAKAQRDYELKKAAYDIEVNTKKAESEMAYQLQVAKTKQRIEEERMQVQVVERTQQIMLQEQEVTRREKELEAKVKKPAEAERYRLQKLAEAQRLKLILEAEAEAESIRIKGEAEAFAVEAKGRADAEQMTKKAEAFQQYKDGAMVDMLLEKLPLVAEAISKPLCEANKVTMVSSGDGEVGAAKLTGEVLDIMVRLPAAVEKLTGVKISQVTYLRGTPAPSGGNNQSPSYSNTGGRLAAKIKTDRIPHE, encoded by the exons ATGAAGATCCAGGGTCAGAATAAACAGATGCTGGCTGCGGCCTGCCAAATGTTCATGGGGAAGTCCGAGGCCGAGATCGCTCAGATCGCCTTGGAGACGCTGGAGGGACACCAGCGGGCCATCATCGCCCACCTGACCGTTGAG GAGATCTACAAGGATCGAAAGAAGTTCTCCGAGCAGGTGTTTAAGGTGGCCTCCTCGGACCTGGTCAACATGGGCATCAGCGTGGTCAGCTACACCCTGAAAGATGTTCACGACGACCAG GATTATCTGCATTCGCTGGGGAAGGCTCGGACAGCCCAGGTTCAGAAAGACGCTCGCATCGGAGAGGCCAACAACAAGAGGGACGCCGTGATCAGG gaggcCCAAGCGATGCAGGAGAAAGTTTCAGCTCAGTACAAGAATGAGATTGAGATGGCAAAAGCCCAGAGGGACTACGAGCTGAAGAAGGCCGCCTATGACATCGAGGTCAACACTAAGAAGGCGGAGTCAGAGATGGCCTACCAGCTGCAG GTAGCGAAGACGAAGCAGCGTatcgaggaggagaggatgcagGTCCAGGTGGTGGAGCGGACGCAGCAGATCAtgctgcaggagcaggaggTCACCCGCAgggagaaggagctggaggccaAGGTGAAGAAACCGGCGGAGGCTGAGAGGTACCGCCTGCAGAAACTGGCCGAGGCTCAGCG TCTTAAGTTGATCCTGGAGGCGGAGGCCGAGGCCGAGTCCATCAGG ATCAAAGGTGAGGCCGAGGCGTTCGCAGTGGAGGCCAAGGGTCGCGCCGACGCAGAGCAGATGACGAAGAAGGCGGAGGCCTTCCAGCAGTATAAGGATGGAGCCATGGTGGACATGCTGCTGGAGAAGCTGCCTCTG GTGGCAGAAGCAATCAGCAAGCCTCTGTGTGAAGCCAACAAGGTTACCATGGTGTCCAGTGGAGACGGGGAGGTGGGCGCCGCCAAGCTGACGGGGGAGGTGCTGGACATCATGGTCCGCCTCCCCGCGGCTGTGGAGAAGCTGACCGGGGTCAAAATCTCCCAGGTAACGTACCTGAGAGGAACCCCGGCTCCATCTGGGGGTAACAACCAAAGTCCGTCATATTCCAACACGGGAGGCAGGCTGGCCGCAAAAATAAAAACCGACCGTATTCCACATGAGTGA
- the LOC120826768 gene encoding LOW QUALITY PROTEIN: tubulin beta chain (The sequence of the model RefSeq protein was modified relative to this genomic sequence to represent the inferred CDS: inserted 3 bases in 2 codons; deleted 2 bases in 1 codon): protein MREIVHMQAGQCGNQIGAKFWEVISDEHGIDPPGSYHGDSDLQLDRISVYYNEAAGGKYVPRAILVDLEPGTMDSVRSGPFGQIFRPDNFVFGKTHGDGLFSTEGQRDYISALGAPWDPWESCECLQGFQLTHSLGGGTGSGMWTLLISKIREEYPDHIMNNFSVVPSPNVSDTVVEPYNATLSVHQLVENTAINEALYDICFRTLKLTTPTYGDLNHLVSATMSGVTTCLRFPGQLNADLRKLAVNMVPFPRLHFFMPGFAPLTSRGSQQYCARTVPELTQQVFDAKNMMVXDPRHGRYLTVAAVFCGRMSMKEVDEQMLNVQNKNSSYFVEWIPNNVKRAVCDIPXPGLKMPVTFIGNSTAIQELFKRILEQFTVCHVFRHKAFLHWYTGEGMDQMEFTEAESNMNDLVSEYQQYQDAVAEEEGEFQEDVEEDA from the exons ATGAGGGAGATCGTGCACATGCAGGCCGGCCAGTGCGGCAACCAGATTGGTGCAAAG ttcTGGGAGGTGATCAGCGACGAGCACGGCATCGACCCACCGGGATCCTACCACGGAGACAGCGACTTGCAGCTGGACAGGATTAGTGTGTACTACAACGAGGCCGCCG gtgggAAGTATGTGCCCAGGGCCATCCTAGTGGATTTGGAACCAGGCACCATGGACTCGGTCCGCTCTGGACCTTTTGGACAGATCTTCAGACCGGACAACTTTGTCTTTGGTAAGACACATGGAGATGGCCTATTTTCCactgaaggtcagag ggattatatctctgcactagGAGCGCCTTGGGATCCTTGGGAAAGCTGTGAGTGTCTGCAAGGCTTCCagctcacacactctctgggAGGAGGAACTGGCTCCGGAATGTGGACCCTGCTCATCAGCAAGATCAGGGAGGAGTACCCAGACCACATCATGAACAACTTCAGTGTGGTGCCCTCCCCCAAC GTATCGGACACTGTGGTGGAGCCGTACAACGCCACGCTGTCCGTCCACCAGCTGGTAGAAAACACAGCGATCAACGAGGCCCTCTACGACATCTGTTTCCGCACGCTCAAACTCACCACGCCCACCTACGGCGACCTCAACCACCTGGTC TCGGCCACCATGAGCGGCGTGACCACCTGCCTGCGTTTCCCCGGCCAGCTCAACGCCGACCTGAGGAAACTGGCGGTCAACATGGTGCCCTTCCCCCGCCTCCACTTCTTCATGCCCGGCTTCGCCCCTCTGACCAGTAGGGGGAGCCAGCAGTACTGCGCACGGACCGTGCCCGAGCTCACCCAGCAGGTGTTTGACGCCAAAAACATGATGGT GGACCCTCGCCACGGACGCTACCTGACGGTGGCCGCCGTGTTCTGCGGCCGCATGTCCATGAAGGAGGTGGACGAGCAGATGCTGAACGTACAAAACAAGAACAGCAGCTACTTCGTAGAGTGGATCCCCAACAACGTCAAGAGGGCCGTCTGCGACATCC CGCCGGGCCTCAAGATGCCGGTCACCTTTATCGGCAACAGCACCGCCATCCAGGAGCTGTTCAAGCGCATCTTAGAGCAGTTCACCGTTTGCCATGTTTTCCGCCACAAAGCCTTCCTCCACTGGTACACCGGCGAGGGCATGGACCAGATGGAGTTCACCGAGGCAGAAAGCAACATGAACGACCTGGTGTCCGAGTACCAGCAGTACCAGGACGCCGTggccgaggaggagggagagttcCAGGAGGATGTGGAAGAGGATGCCTAG
- the LOC120826868 gene encoding uncharacterized protein LOC120826868, with the protein MKVTGAAVLSALFCTVVSASLKVTEEHRTAFFGEDIHIDVPPGDLGEVVFKPRTKSLPEVVLMRAGRVVNPRGSINSLDHLLLEDVQEEDEGVYVIKNTNHPDAVKHLILIVRDCAVEQVVKYGDTYYIHLNRVEGPITLEFRPGLIQSTNHTEIHHATEPPPVVLFNQTAVPAEEYAGRLSVTEKRVTLHAVRMADEGSFTVLDREGKIRRRNCLNVREHQDFIRPSYGENVKIKLYLQHSNVNVVYKPKSDNQDRVIVDQGVLVNPLDPLLEGRLSVQGSQLSIKKVHMADTGVFKVTDLAGFPVAHVYIEVETYKLPPLTVAVLSMLSVIAFMLLMCLLSCIYRMHKRSEKSKKLTLIAQQAGKGDGEAFRQVVHDAYTRFTEESLMQSVCEQPTESTEVTIKGLEVSKSGRYHTLSSDNFLEMSDSGVEFTTSGLPLDSDTDAGTTYASHKPLLNAVFPTAMTEEAPSDCLGATPAPGDDLSAGRSPVTVTAGSPASHPQLLDAAEPDGGPRGDSPPGTAPGGTAGSDSAKTEGGAESEDGVQKEESAHST; encoded by the exons ATGAAGGTAACCGGCGCTGCAGTGCTTAGCGCCCTGTTCTGCACCG TTGTGTCAGCATCTTTAAAAG TCACAGAGGAGCACAGGACAGCATTCTTCGGAGAGGACATTCACATCGATGTCCCGCCCGGGGACCTTGGTGAGGTTGTGTTCAAACCCAGGACCAAAAGCCTCCCTGAGGTGGTCCTGATGCGAGCGGGCCGGGTGGTGAACCCGCGGGGCAGCATCAACTCTCTGGACCACCTGTTGCTGGAGGACGtgcaggaggaagacgagggggtGTACGTCATCAAGAACACCAACCACCCCGACGCAGTCAAGCACCTCATCCTTATTGTCAGGG ACTGCGCTGTGGAGCAGGTGGTGAAGTATGGAGACACTTACTACATCCACCTCAACCGCGTGGAGGGCCCCATCACCCTGGAGTTCAG GCCTGGTCTGATTCAGTCTACCAACCACACTGAGATACATCATGCCACAGAGCCTCCACCCGTGGTGCTGTTCAACCAGACGGCGGTGCCGGCGGAGGAATACGCGGGGCGTCTCAGCGTGACGGAGAAACGGGTGACGCTGCACGCGGTCAGGATGGCGGACGAGGGCAGCTTCACGGTGCTGGACCGCGAGGGCAAAATCCGGAGAAGGAACTGCCTGAATGTCAGAG AGCACCAAGACTTCATCCGACCCTCATATGGAGAAAATGTGAAGATAAAACTCTACCTGCAACATTCCAATGTTAACGTCGTTTATAAGCCAAAGTCGGACAATCAGGACCGGGTCATCGTGGACCAGGGGGTCCTGGTGAACCCGCTGGACCCCCTGCTGGAGGGCAGGCTGAGCGTGCAGGGATCACAGCTCAGCATTAAGAAGGTCCACATGGCTGACACGGGTGTCTTCAAAGTGACGGACCTGGCCGGGTTTCCTGTGGCTCACGTCTACATTGAGGTGGAAa CCTATAAGCTGCCTCCGCTGACTGTAGCCGTCCTCTCCATGCTGAGCGTGATCGCCTTCATGCTGCTCATGTGCCTGCTGTCCTGCATCTACAGGATGCACAAGAGGAGCGAGAAGAGCAAGAAGCTGACGCTGATCGCTCAGCAGGCCGGCAAGGGAGACGGCGAGGCCTTCAGACAG GTGGTCCATGACGCCTACACCAGGTTCACCGAGGAGTCTCTGATGCAGTCTGTGTGCGAGCAGCCCACGGAGAGCACAGAGGTCACGATCAAG GGCCTTGAGGTGTCCAAATCTGGCCGCTACCACACTCTTTCCTCGGACAATTTTCTGGAGATGAGCGACTCTGGGGTGGAGTTCACCACCTCCGGCCTCCCGCTGGACAGTGACACTGATGCTGGGACGACCTACGCCTCCCACAAACCCCTCCTGAACGCCGTCTTCCCTACGGCCATGACCGAAGAAGCTCCCTCTGACTGCCTGGGGGCCACACCGGCCCCCGGTGACGACCTCAGTGCAGGCCGAAGCCCCGTCACCGTCACAGCTGGTAGCCCCGCCTCCCATCCGCAATTACTCGATGCCGCCGAGCCGGACGGCGGCCCGCGCGGCGACTCGCCACCGGGGACGGCCCCCGGGGGCACCGCGGGGTCGGACTCGGCCAAGACGGAGGGAGGGGCTGAGAGCGAAGACGGCGTGCAGAAGGAGGAGTCAGCTCACAGCACCTGA